A window from Pongo abelii isolate AG06213 chromosome 6, NHGRI_mPonAbe1-v2.0_pri, whole genome shotgun sequence encodes these proteins:
- the NAT16 gene encoding probable N-acetyltransferase 16, translating into MSVIRCRSLLQLPCLCPLRPHLLSAFVCSLPPFPSFSLSSLGALCSCLLCLRLSGDWALPSLPLLPPPVSRSHQSQGHRYFRVMKLEASCGTATSEVPKPEKETARDAEPSSETRPQEVEAEPRSGSGPEAEAEPLGAESGPEAKAELSGADPGSGSGPEAEAEPLDFVVATEREFEEVLAISGGIYGGLDYLPSRYHSWLRDPDRTVVLAKRNGGVIALESVNVIDAGETALVEGLRVAPWERGKGVAGLLQRFCSQLVKRQHPGVKVARLTRDDQLGPRELKKYRLITKQGILLVRFNASALLARLGARLAALRTSGTFSPLPTEAVSEAGGDVARLLLSPSVQRDVLPGGTIIQDWQPYRPSESNLRLLAAKGLEWRVDSRARPRVLTLCTRPFPIPHGGDGTWRYLNIDAFGSDGAQVQSQLLWHLQRQAPRLAGLNVMCQLFLEPQLWSQLADFCQAGLGLELVKGYTEQYLLEADI; encoded by the exons ATGTCTGTGATTCGGTGTCGAAGCCTCCTCCAGCTTCCCTGCCTGTGTCCCCTGCGGCCGCATCTCCTGTCCGCTTTTGTCTGCTCTCTGCCTCCATTCCCGTCCTTTTCGCTCTCATCTTTGGGCGCTTTGTGCAGCTGCCTTCTTTGTCTCCGCCTCTCCGGCGACTgggctctcccttccctccctctcctccctcccccagtgTCAAGAAGCCATCAGTCTCAAGGGCATCGATATTtcag agtcatgaagctggaagccagcTGTGGCACAGCCACCTCAGAGGTCCCTAAGCCGGAGAAGGAGACTGCCCGAGATGCAGAGCCAAGCTCTGAAACCCGGccgcaggaggtggaggctgagccCAGGTCGGGATCGGggcctgaggctgaggctgagcccCTGGGGGCCGAGTCAGGGCCTGAGGCCAAGGCCGAGTTGTCGGGGGCCGATCCTGGGTCAGGATCGGGGCCTGAGGCTGAGGCCGAGCCATTGGACTTCGTGGTGGCCACGGAACGGGAGTTTGAGGAAGTGCTGGCCATCTCGGGGGGCATCTACGGCGGCCTGGACTACCTTCCTAGCCGCTACCACAGCTGGCTCCGGGACCCCGACCGCACGGTGGTGCTGGCCAAGCGCAACGGAGGCGTG ATCGCGCTGGAGTCGGTGAACGTGATCGACGCCGGGGAGACGGCGCTGGTGGAGGGGCTGCGCGTGGCGCCCTGGGAGCGCGGGAAGGGCGTGGCCGGGCTGCTGCAGCGCTTCTGCTCGCAGCTGGTCAAGCGACAGCACCCGGGGGTCAAGGTGGCACGGCTCACCCGGGACGACCAGCTGGGCCCCCGGGAGCTGAAGAAATACCGCCTAATCACCAAGCAG GGCATCCTTTTGGTCCGATTCAACGCGTCCGCGCTGCTGGCCCGGCTGGGCGCGCGGCTGGCGGCGCTGCGGACCTCTGGCACCTTCTCGCCTCTGCCCACCGAGGCCGTGTCCGAGGCAGGCGGCGACGTGGCACGCCTCCTGCTGTCGCCCTCCGTGCAGCGCGACGTGCTTCCGGGCGGGACCATCATCCAGGACTGGCAGCCCTACCGGCCGAGCGAAAGCAACCTGCGCCTGCTGGCGGCCAAGGGCCTGGAGTGGCGCGTGGACAGCCGCGCGCGCCCGCGCGTGCTCACGCTGTGCACGCGCCCCTTCCCCATCCCGCACGGAGGGGACGGCACTTGGCGCTATCTCAACATCGACGCCTTCGGTAGCGACGGCGCGCAGGTGCAGAGCCAGCTGCTGTGGCACCTGCAGCGCCAGGCCCCGCGCCTCGCCGGCCTCAACGTCATGTGCCAGCTCTTCCTGGAGCCCCAGCTGTGGTCACAGCTGGCTGACTTCTGCCAGGCcgggctggggctggagctggtGAAGGGTTATACTGAACAGTACCTGCTGGAGGCCGACATCTGA
- the VGF gene encoding neurosecretory protein VGF, giving the protein MKALRLSASALFCLLLINGLGAAPPGRPEAQPPPLSSEHKEPVAGDAVPGPKDGSAPEVRGARNSEPQDEGELFQGVDPRALAAVLLQALDRPASPPAPSVSQQGPAEEAAEALLTETVRSQTHTLPAPESLEPAAPPRPQTSENGPEASDPSEELEALASLLQELRDFSPSSAKRQQETAAAETETRTHTLTRVNLESPGPERVWRASWGEFQARVPERAPLPPPAPSQFQARMPDSGPLPETHKFGEGVSSPKTHLGEALAPLSKAYQGLAAPFPKARRPESALLGGSEAGERLLQQGLAQVEAGRRQAEATRQAAAQEERLADLASDLLLQYLLQGGARQRGLGGRGLQEAAEERESAREEEEAEQERRGGEERVGEEDEEAAEAEAEAEEAERARQNALLFAEEEDGEAGAEDKRSQEETPGHQRKEAEGAEEGGEDEDDEEMDPQTIDSLIELSTKLHLPADDVVSIIEEVEEKRKRKKNAPPEPVPPPRAAPAPTHVRSPQPPPPAPAPARDELPDWNEVLPPWDREEDEVYPPGPYHPFPNYIRPRTLQPPSALRRRHYHHSLPPSRHYPGREAQARRAQKEAEAEERRLQEQEELENYIEHVLLRRP; this is encoded by the coding sequence ATGAAAGCCCTCAGATTGTCGGCTTCCGCCCTCTTCTGCCTTCTGCTGATCAACGGGTTAGGGGCAGCACCCCCGGGTCGCCCTGAGGCGCAGCCTCCTCCTCTCAGCTCTGAGCATAAAGAGCCGGTAGCCGGGGACGCAGTGCCTGGGCCAAAGGATGGCAGCGCCCCAGAGGTCCGAGGCGCTCGGAATTCCGAGCCGCAGGACGAGGGAGAGCTTTTCCAGGGCGTGGATCCCCGGGCGCTGGCCGCGGTGCTGCTGCAGGCACTCGACCGCCCCGCCTCGCCCCCGGCACCAAGCGTCTCCCAGCAGGGGCCGGCGGAAGAAGCAGCTGAAGCTCTGCTGACCGAGACCGTGCGCAGCCAGACCCACACCCTCCCAGCGCCGGAGAGCCTGGAGCCCGCGGCTCCGCCTCGCCCTCAGACTTCGGAGAATGGGCCCGAGGCGAGCGATCCCTCCGAGGAGCTCGAGGCGCTAGCGTCCCTGCTCCAGGAACTGCGAGATTTCAGTCCAAGTAGCGCCAAGCGCCAGCAGGAGACGGCGGCAGCAGAGACGGAAACCCGCACGCACACGCTGACCCGAGTGAATCTGGAGAGCCCGGGGCCAGAGCGCGTATGGCGCGCTTCCTGGGGAGAGTTCCAGGCGCGTGTCCCGGAGCGCGCGCCCCTGCCGCCCCCCGCCCCCTCGCAATTCCAGGCGCGTATGCCCGACAGCGGGCCCCTTCCCGAAACCCACAAGTTCGGGGAAGGAGTGTCCTCCCCCAAAACACACCTAGGCGAGGCATTGGCACCCCTGTCCAAGGCGTACCAAGGCCTGGCCGCCCCGTTCCCCAAGGCGCGCCGGCCGGAGAGCGCACTCCTGGGCGGCTCCGAGGCGGGCGAGCGCCTTCTCCAGCAAGGGCTGGCGCAGGTGGAGGCCGGGCGGCGGCAGGCGGAGGCCACGCGGCAGGCCGCGGCGCAGGAAGAGCGGCTGGCCGACCTCGCCTCGGACCTGCTGCTCCAGTATTTGCTGCAGGGCGGGGCCCGGCAGCGCGGCCTCGGGGGTCGGGGGCTGCAGGAGGCGGCGGAGGAGCGAGAGAGtgcaagggaggaggaggaggcggagcaGGAGAGACGCGGCGGGGAGGagagggtgggggaagaggatgaggaggcggcggaggcggaggcagaggcgGAGGAGGCGGAGAGGGCGCGGCAGAACGCGCTCCTGTTCGCGGAGGAGGAGGACGGGGAAGCCGGCGCCGAAGACAAGCGCTCCCAGGAGGAGACGCCGGGCCACCAGCGGAAGGAGGCCGAGGGGGCAGAGGAGGGCGGGGAGGACGAGGACGACGAGGAGATGGACCCGCAGACGATCGACAGCCTCATTGAGCTGTCCACCAAACTCCACCTGCCAGCGGACGACGTGGTCAGCATCATcgaggaggtggaggagaagcGGAAGCGGAAGAAGAACGCCCCTCCCGAGCCCGTGCCGCCCCCCCgtgccgcccccgcccccacccacgTCCGCTCCCCGcagcccccgccccccgcccccgctCCCGCACGAGACGAGCTGCCGGACTGGAACGAGGTGCTCCCGCCCTGGGATCGGGAGGAGGACGAGGTGTACCCGCCAGGGCCGTACCACCCTTTCCCCAACTACATCCGGCCGCGGACACTGCAGCCGCCCTCGGCCTTGCGCCGCCGCCACTACCACCACTCCTTGCCGCCTTCGCGCCACTATCCCGGCCGGGAGGCCCAGGCGCGGCGCGCGCAgaaggaggcggaggcggaggagCGCCGGCTccaggagcaggaggagctggAGAATTACATCGAGCACGTGCTGCTCCGGCGCCCGTGA